From the Vibrio natriegens NBRC 15636 = ATCC 14048 = DSM 759 genome, the window GCTTGGTGAAGACCGGCCAATACAAAATTACATGTCACTTCAGGTAGGACATAAGTTGCGTTCTTCGGTAAACGATCTCTGCGCTGGCCGAACCAGTACTCTGAGAATATGCAGAGAAAAAATATTGGAGCCAGAATCAAAAGCAGCAGCTCAGGACGCTCCATCAATATTGACCAATCCATCTATTTGCTACCATTTTGCGTAGTGATCTTCGGTTAAGCCGACGACTTCATTCAACTCATGCTTCTTGCCATTTCCATCAATGACAAAGCCATTAAAATGTCCCATATATTGACGAAAATTACTTTTGAGAAGCCAGAAATTCTTTCTTTCTGAACGACAGTTTAACGGCGTGAAATTGAGTTCAACTCGCCCATCCTGAGAGGTGATTTTCCATTCTTCATGTGGGTTATTGCGTGAAAAATGAAAGTGCACCGGCGCCAGCAAATGACGCTCACCATTCACCCAAAGCACATTTTCGCAATAGCCCGTTTCGTTGACACCCACGGCGAGATTAAGACCTAAACGATCGGAGTCTTGCATATGGTTGATACTCGCCCATCGCCAACTTGTTTCTCTTCGCATGTATCCTGCCGAAAAATCGTACCCTGCAGAAACTTTACTCAGATCTTGTTCTTGACCCAGAATAAACAGGTTACCAGCGACCGATAAGCCATTGTGCTTTTGCGTATACGTCCAGCCTGAGTAACCCGTTGGCGTGCATAACATCAACGGGCTGCTTTGGGGTTCAGGATGTAAGCTGATTACCGCATTGACTGAGCCAGACACAAAATGGACGTGCCACGTACCTTCCTGGATGGAAAACTGGATCGCGTCATCCGCCAGAGTCGCGGAGCTTGACCAACTTGATGGCTCAGTTTGATAACCAAGATTGAAAGGTTTCAGCCACTGCTGTTCAACGAGTTCGTTGTTTTTAATGTCATAAAGATAACAAAAACCGGAGGCCAAATAACGAATATCAGCGATCGCAATGCCTATGAGATACTCAGGAGTAACCAGAGAGACAAACTGGAATTGCTTGTAGCCGAAATACTTACGCAATCTCGACGCAGGTCGGTCCATCTCATTCCGGTATTCGAAGCGATCAAGCTGTAACGATTTAGGCATGGCTTCAAGATGACCAAACGTTGGGGTGCCGTCCGTTTGAATAAACGACTCCAGTGGGGTGCGGCTCGTCATGTCTTAATCTTGTCGGGTTAACATATGCAAACAATAACATTAATTTAACAAATGACATTTGCGCTGACGCACAACAATGTCATTTCGTCTCATCGACATAAGCTGACATTGTCGCGTGCGTTTCAGTGAATTTAGCCGATGTTATCTAGGCAATACCCAAAATGAACGGTGAATTTCGGTTACGTAAGAATATTTGTTACTACTTCAGTTTTTACAGAGTTAGCAATAAAACAGTTTTCATGCGCCATATGATGCATTTTTTCTAACTGTTCTTGCGTGGGCTGTTTGTCGCCCGAAAACACGATGCTGGGATTCAGCTCCACACGAGAAACCCACTCTTTACCATTGTCCCCTTTTGTGAGCTCACCTTCAGCAGCGTCAACATAAGAGTCAATGACATACCGACGTTTGGCGGCTATCGATAAAAACACCAACATATGGCAGCTCGAAAGTGCCGCAACAAACGCTTCTTCTGGGTCGACGTTTTCCGCCACGGATAGAGGAAGAGGTACAACATGAGGGGACGGAGAAGCAGGCACCTGCAAGCCACCGTCAAACGTCCACGTATGCGCGCGACTGTATTGATTATCGCTGAAAATCTCGCTTGCTTGGCGTTGCCACTGAATAGTGGCAGTATGCTTACTCATACGAACTTCCTATTTATTTGAATATCTGCGTATTGCTCTAATGTGTGGCAGGTGTTTGAGCGACCTGCCATAAGGTTCAAATTAGTTGAAATATGACAAGAGTCGATGGAACCAAGTGACCTCTCCATAGGCGATCAAATCATAAATGGTAAAGAAGATCATACAGATAATGGCTAATTTGGCTAAACGGTAAACAATAAACATG encodes:
- a CDS encoding DUF2804 domain-containing protein, with amino-acid sequence MTSRTPLESFIQTDGTPTFGHLEAMPKSLQLDRFEYRNEMDRPASRLRKYFGYKQFQFVSLVTPEYLIGIAIADIRYLASGFCYLYDIKNNELVEQQWLKPFNLGYQTEPSSWSSSATLADDAIQFSIQEGTWHVHFVSGSVNAVISLHPEPQSSPLMLCTPTGYSGWTYTQKHNGLSVAGNLFILGQEQDLSKVSAGYDFSAGYMRRETSWRWASINHMQDSDRLGLNLAVGVNETGYCENVLWVNGERHLLAPVHFHFSRNNPHEEWKITSQDGRVELNFTPLNCRSERKNFWLLKSNFRQYMGHFNGFVIDGNGKKHELNEVVGLTEDHYAKW
- a CDS encoding OsmC family protein translates to MSKHTATIQWQRQASEIFSDNQYSRAHTWTFDGGLQVPASPSPHVVPLPLSVAENVDPEEAFVAALSSCHMLVFLSIAAKRRYVIDSYVDAAEGELTKGDNGKEWVSRVELNPSIVFSGDKQPTQEQLEKMHHMAHENCFIANSVKTEVVTNILT
- a CDS encoding membrane protein; its protein translation is MFIVYRLAKLAIICMIFFTIYDLIAYGEVTWFHRLLSYFN